Proteins from one Pontibacter korlensis genomic window:
- a CDS encoding PAS domain-containing sensor histidine kinase, which translates to MSSESEVVSANFTKEIAEKYYKLLVDSITDYAIFLLDVNGYIISWNTGAEAIKQYKAEEIIGKHFSVFYTPVDKARDYPSMELKEARAAGKYEEEGWRVKKDGTVFWANVIITPVYDKENKLIGYSKITRNLSERKKAEDDLYKAYEELKESEERFRLLIDGVNDYAIIMLDPAGNVSSWNEGARRLKGYEAHEILGKYFAKFYSREAIQQGFPDYELKQATKNGRFEDEGWRYKKDGSAFWANTVLAPIYNAKKELVGFSKITRDLTERKKLEQQLFRINEDLKESEEKSRLLIDSVKDYSILMLNPDGIIMSWNSGAERIKGYKASEIIGKHFSIFYNREAIASGFPQFELKTALANGQFEDEGWRIRKDGSAFWANVVISPIYNLDKRLLGFAKITRDMTEHRRNEELMRRNSELMRINNELDSFVYTASHDLKSPIVNLEGLISALEEDLGPDAAKHQMLLSRMGGAINTLKNVINDLSDVTKLQHVKEAPENVNIQGMVEEVKESLSDVIAASKAEIEVNLVGFDNLRYPRKNLRSIIFNLVSNAIKYADPQRAPKVVVTTSVSETGDCVLSVKDNGLGIAENQLDKIFAMFKRVHDHVEGSGIGLYLVKKILDNSGDKITVKSELGKGTEFNVYFLKQESTAS; encoded by the coding sequence ATGAGTTCAGAGTCAGAAGTTGTTTCAGCTAACTTTACCAAAGAGATAGCTGAAAAATATTATAAATTACTCGTCGACAGTATTACCGATTATGCCATTTTCCTCTTAGATGTGAATGGCTATATTATCTCCTGGAACACAGGAGCCGAGGCCATAAAGCAGTATAAGGCTGAGGAGATCATCGGAAAGCATTTTTCTGTGTTTTATACTCCTGTTGATAAGGCCCGGGATTACCCATCCATGGAGCTAAAGGAAGCAAGGGCAGCAGGCAAGTATGAGGAAGAAGGCTGGCGCGTTAAAAAAGATGGTACCGTGTTCTGGGCAAACGTTATCATTACACCTGTATATGATAAAGAGAATAAGCTGATAGGCTACTCCAAAATTACCCGGAACCTGTCTGAGCGAAAAAAGGCCGAAGACGACCTGTACAAGGCGTATGAGGAGTTAAAGGAAAGTGAGGAAAGATTCAGGCTGCTAATAGATGGTGTGAATGACTATGCCATTATTATGCTGGACCCAGCAGGTAATGTATCGAGCTGGAATGAAGGGGCCAGGAGGCTGAAGGGCTATGAGGCACACGAAATACTGGGTAAGTACTTTGCTAAGTTTTATAGCAGAGAGGCAATACAGCAGGGCTTCCCAGACTATGAGCTAAAGCAGGCCACGAAGAATGGACGTTTTGAAGATGAAGGCTGGCGTTATAAGAAAGATGGTTCAGCTTTCTGGGCCAACACTGTTCTTGCCCCCATCTACAATGCAAAAAAAGAACTTGTAGGCTTTTCCAAGATAACACGCGACTTAACAGAGCGAAAGAAGCTGGAGCAGCAGCTTTTCCGGATTAATGAGGACCTGAAGGAGAGTGAGGAAAAGAGCCGGCTGCTGATCGACAGTGTGAAAGACTACTCCATCCTGATGCTGAACCCTGATGGCATTATCATGAGCTGGAACTCTGGCGCTGAGCGAATAAAGGGATACAAGGCAAGTGAGATTATAGGCAAGCATTTCTCTATCTTTTATAACCGTGAAGCGATAGCCAGCGGCTTCCCACAGTTTGAACTCAAAACAGCTTTGGCTAATGGCCAGTTTGAGGATGAAGGCTGGCGTATACGCAAAGATGGGTCTGCATTTTGGGCCAACGTGGTTATCTCACCCATATACAACCTGGACAAGCGCCTGCTGGGATTCGCTAAAATTACCCGCGACATGACCGAGCACCGACGCAATGAGGAGTTGATGCGAAGAAATAGTGAGCTTATGCGTATCAATAACGAATTGGACAGCTTTGTATATACAGCCTCGCATGACCTTAAGTCGCCCATTGTTAACCTTGAAGGGTTGATATCGGCTTTGGAGGAAGATTTAGGCCCGGATGCTGCAAAGCACCAGATGTTGTTGTCCAGAATGGGAGGCGCTATAAACACGTTAAAAAACGTGATCAACGATCTGTCTGATGTTACCAAACTGCAGCATGTGAAGGAGGCCCCTGAGAATGTAAATATTCAGGGTATGGTAGAAGAGGTGAAAGAAAGCTTGAGTGATGTAATTGCTGCTAGTAAGGCAGAGATAGAGGTGAACCTGGTTGGCTTCGATAACCTGAGGTACCCACGCAAGAACCTTCGCAGCATCATCTTTAACCTGGTTTCTAATGCCATTAAATACGCAGACCCTCAGCGGGCGCCAAAGGTAGTAGTAACAACTTCTGTCTCTGAAACAGGAGATTGTGTGCTGTCTGTAAAAGACAACGGCTTAGGTATTGCAGAGAACCAACTGGACAAGATTTTCGCGATGTTCAAGCGGGTGCACGACCACGTAGAGGGCTCTGGAATTGGCCTGTACCTGGTGAAGAAAATATTAGATAACTCCGGTGATAAGATTACAGTGAAGAGCGAATTAGGCAAAGGAACTGAGTTTAATGTATACTTCCTGAAACAGGAAAGCACTGCTTCATAA